Genomic segment of Dromiciops gliroides isolate mDroGli1 chromosome 3, mDroGli1.pri, whole genome shotgun sequence:
GTAAAAGCTGTGTTAGGCACCTGCAGCCCATGGGCATGTTCTCCTTGGCTGTTTCCTAATCGCTACCCAGATTTTCTTTGATGACAGTTGTCATCATGCCTTGTCTGTACCTCATACTAAAATCCTATAGTCAACGGTCAGCACTACAAATAATCTAGAACCAATTTTTTATACCAGGCTTAACATTTCTTTCTCACACCAAAgctgggaattaaaaaaataaagtttatgaaaacaaaaaataaattcattatatTACATCTCAAGCTaaatagaaatgattattaaatatctGACTACTGTCAGTTTCTCATTTTCTAACAGCCCTCAGTTGAGGCAGAAAGTTAAGAATGAACTTGATTTTCAACCATGACCAACATTTGGCCCAAGAGAGAGGCTCAAAAACCTGCCCTCGATCAAGCTACTGCAGACACAGACCCAAACCGGATTCCTTCCCAAGCCTAAGCCCTAAGTACCTGGTCTTCAGGTCCTGGATCTCTTGGCGTATGCGGGTGGTCTCTTCCCGATACCTTTGCACCCGAAGCTCGTCTTTCTCAATCTGTTGGCTCTGCTTTTGCAGCTTCTGTACCAGATAGTCCTTGATGACAGACAACGTGGCTGTCGAGTTGTGAGCCAAGGTCTGCACCACTAAGATgacaggagagaggaaaaggaaaggatttcTGAGTAGGCAGAAGCTTGTTCAGTGAGGCCCAGCTCACAACCTCTGGGTCCTCTCACCCACCTAAGAGCGGTGGCATGAGGTTCTTGCTCTCAATGTGTTTGAGCACAGCAGCAACATATTCCTTACAGTCTTCTTCCTTTCGGGCAAAGTAACTGAGGGCTTGCTCCCACAGAGTGGGCTCTTGCTCTCCATGCCGTTCACAAACAGCGATCACCTGTCGGTACTGCTCATGCTGCATATGGTAATGCATGATCTGCTGGAACCTGGGGCCAGGGAAGAGAGTAAGGTCAGCCCTGAGCAGTCACCTGGACTCCTCCTCTTACCCCAACTTCCCTGACATTCCCAAGCCTTACAGCTTTCCCTGCTCATAAAGGTATAGGACCCCATCTTGAAAATCATGCATCTGGCAAAGAACCAAGGCCTTGTCGAAGACACTGGAAAAGTGGCCACTCTTCAAGAGAGAGAGTGCCTCAGCATGGAGCTTCTCCTTGACCTAGGGGAGTACAAAGTGAGAACCAACGTGAGCAATCAATCAACTATCCCACACTTCCTAAATCACCTTCACAAAGTGAAATTCAGCCTCATTCCTGCCCTTTTTAGTGGTGCTAAAAACACTTCACAAGCAGCCAACCCAACCCACCAGTCCATTTGACTCTTCTCATAGCTGCCATATGCCCTCCACAGACTctacctgtgggtccttttcatgAGCCCAGTTCTGTAGTCTCAGCTCCAGCAGAGTATCATAGACACCCTGGGATGAATCTGCCTGCACCTCAGTCATGTGCTCTAGGAAGGCCTTCAGTTCCCTTGGGTTGTTggcaaaaatgggaataaattcCTCCGAATTGGCCTGGAGAACACAAAATGAGGAGGGAAGAACTGGTTGGACAGGCTTGCATGCCTTGGCTTTCTTAGCATGTGGTGCCTGCCCCCCTCCATGCCCTCCTCACCCTGTAGCCAGGCCCCTCCATCTCAGCAGCAGCGTCTGTGTGGAGCCGATAGTCGGTGCACAGGACCTTCAGCAGCTGGGTAGTTTGTTCTGGCACGTGATGCATGAGGATCTTGCCGTACCGCTTCATGTTGCTTTCTGCCTGCTCAAAGGGCAGCTTCCCAATATACTGTAATGCCTCCTGGTAGTTCTAGGAGAAAGGAGGAGTGAAATTTTACCCCAGCCTGAGCCCACTGTTCCCTCCTCCACTGGACAGCATCTTGAGAAGGCAGCTGTCCCCGGAATCTAAGACCCTGCCCACCTTGATGTCCTCTAGCTGGACCTTCAGGTACCACTCGTGGTGAGCGTGGTTCTCAGCCAAGTACAGGGCATGGGAATAGTAGCCAGCCTGCCGAAGGACCTTGATGGCTGTTTCTACATCAAAGTGTACTTCACTTTCACTCTTTGTCTACCAGGGAAAGAGAAACCAAAGTTGTTACTAATAAAGACGCAGGAAAAATGGTGCAAAAATGGActgaaaatgaagcccagagatatAATATTCTGGGCTCAGAAAAAGACCCTTTCACTTGTGGAACACAACTCCGATTTCCCCATTTCCCAGACTTAAGACATGTAAGGAAAAGCTATGTTCCATAGGGTGACTTAGGGGGAAAGAAACACTAGAAAAGACCCCCTGTTCTCCTGCCTCTCAGTTtccaggatgatgagtcttcccatttttctctgcCCCATTAAACAAGGAAAATATCACCACAAACCTCATGAGATTATTGAGAGAACCAAGTGAGCTGATATATGTAAGGTACCTCTGCCAAGTCTTAATACGTTGTATACCAGCTATTACTGGAGAATGGAGAATGGCAATTCTCTGCTTTAAGTATGGATAGTGTGACTCTTAGAGACCCTGCCCCTCTACCCcaaccttttcccctttcctccaagCACCTTGATGAATTCCTCTAGCTTGGAGCTGTCCTTGAGTTTCGTGTAGCAATTGAGCAGCAGGGTGGTGTGGTCAGCATTGGCCAGTGACTGCCGGTGCAGGGTCTGTAGATAGGCAGTCAGGTTGTGGATGCGCTGGGCATCCAAGAATTTTCGGATCACATAGGATGGCTCCAACTTCCCTATGGTTctaagaaaatgtgtgtgtgtgtgttagaaagGGAAGTAGGGAAGAAGGGTCAAACCATAATTATAAACAAAACTCTAGCTCTTCTGAAGTAAAGGATGCTCAGTTGTACTTAATTTCATGCTAGTTAACAGCATTACAATGTAGCTGTTCCCTGCCCAATCCCACGCCttttttccttatctaaaaacATCACAGTTTCTGCCGTCTCTGATGTGTTTCGAGGTATGGCTGCCCCAACCTAAAAAAGTTCCTGTGTAGATTCAATTTCATACTGACCGGATATACTGCTGGACAGCGCCATCGTGGTTTCCCTTGCTGTAGAGGTGGTCCCCATACTGCATGAAGATCTGTGCCAGCCCATCACTATCCAGGTGCTGGCTTTTGGCCAAGTTGATTGCCATCTCAAACAGATTCTTTTTGAACAACATCTAGTAGAggaggaaatgtggaaaaaaGGGAGAAGTGGTGCTGAGAAAAAGGTTTCCCCAAATTGCCTCTCCACAGCGCAAGACCCCACAAGCTGAAAGCCTCAGAGACTGAATCTATGCAAGGCCTAAAATGTAGAAGACCATAGAGATAACTCCTAAATCAACCTAAAAGCAATCTACATACCAAGGATGGCCCTAGGCAGAGGCTGACTCTCACAGGGATGCTTCCGAAGGGATCACTTCCCTTCAGGACCCCAACCCAGACCATTCATCTTGTGATTCTATCCTAGGAAGGCTAAGTAAAATTGCAGAAAGTAAGAAGCCCCACCACCTAGAAGAGAGGAGACACCCCAACCCAGAGGATGAGAGCAACCCAATCCTGGAGCCATTGCAGCTGATTTCCTAGTGTTTGCTCCAGGGAACCTGGTGATCTTGCCTCCAGTTTAGTCTGGGTGTCCTTTTCCTGAAGCACATGGACTCTCCCATCCCGAGTCAGCACGTACAGAGAGCCCCACTCAGCAAGCACATCTACCACATCCTCAAAGACAGAGCTGTAGGCAATGAACTTGTTGCACAGATCATAGATGTTGAGGATCTGCTTGTCCGAGCTCTGAGAGTCCCTGCTGGTGAACTCCGACCTGTAAAAGGAGGAACAAGGGTCAGATCTGATCCAGCCTCCTtttatcttctctcccctctccccatttctcttttaGTATATAGTCCCTCAACATTATCCACCCCCCATGCACAATAATCCACTTTTTATAATCTCAAAGAGGCTTATCACAAAACGCTGATTGAACCTATACATAAATGTGCTTCCCACTGTGCTAGGAAACAGAAAACTAGGATCTGATTCTCCAAGCAGACACCTCTGACAAACATTGACGGGACAGAACACTAATTAAATCACTGAACAAGTGTGtgctgggaaaggaaaaaaagcagatcTGAAAAAACACCACAGAGACCAACTACAACCTTGTAAATGAAGATATCACATAGCCACAACACTCAGGTTAAACCCAACCACTCACTAGTATTAGTGTGTTCAAATTAACACAGCCTTTCCTTCCTTTAGTGTAAGATAAATTAACAAGAGTATGCAGTTTACACACATAACCACCAGTCTTAAATGCTTGGGGTTGTTTTGAAGAAGTTTTCAAGAAAGAAACTTTGTGTTTTGAGTGCTTATTATCtgttttaaaaagctatttttaaaaagcaaatatttacTGCATACAAAGCACTAACTGAAAACATTATACCTATGACAAGAAAACAGATTTATGACATCGAGACTGCCCCCCCACTTAGATTTTTCTTCCAGACTAACTAGTTCCAAGACTTACCAGCACTGCTTCCCTGATATCTCCCTTGCCTGAATTACATTTATTTAGGTGGCAAAAAGTAGAGACCAAGACTTAGTTCCCTCCTATTTCATGTACCAGAAATGGTAAACAAACACCCAGACCTAAAAAATTCTACACAGAATAATCTGAGTCCTAAGTGTTAaccagggaaaaataaaacaaagtaaagcTGGCAAAATCCAATTATTAAGACTTAAAGTCAACTTCACCCTGCGAATTTGATAGTTTCCTTTCCTTACATCCCCTCTCCAAACTTCTTGGTCCCCAGTTCCTCCCTATCCCCAGGCCTCCTTACTTGGGTGAAATCTTGCGGTCCCGGGAAACAATAACAAGGTAGCCACGGAACCAGTGGGCAATGAGCTTATGGCCCTCAAAGGCAAAGCAAGGGCCACGCTCATCAGGCTGATATAAGTAAACACACTCATCCCCAGCAACAATAAACTGCAGGTCCTGGGAAGGATCACTTAGGGCTGAGCAGCGCAGGCCGCAGCCATGGGTGTCTAACTCTATCCGAGGGTAGTCCTTTCCAGACAGAGTGTAGGACTGCAGAAAAAGAGGAAATACATGTAGTCACATAAGGATCTTCTTCCTTATTCTACCCTTATTTATCATAGGCAAAAACATTTTCCTCCTTTATCTACTGAGACACAGGGCTTTGCCCATCCAGGTACTTAACAACCATTATAAGGATGATGTCCTAGGAAAATTCCAAAGGGTTTGTATAATCAAAGAGATCacttttccttttacagatggggcaactaaagatgttaaatgacttgtctatggcAACTTGTCAAATCAGTGGCAATGACAAGACTAAAATCCTGCCCAGTCTTCTCAACCTAGAGTTTTTTGCTTTCTCAAAATATTAAGAAAGAGAGAAGCAGAGCAGAGGTAATGGATGAGGGCTAGAAGATGGAGAAGGCAAGTATCTGGAACCTCTTCAATTAGTTCTTATTCCTTTGGGATATGCATTAATCATAATAACCTCATATTTGAGTAACagtagaaggaaaaggaagagcaaaaggaaaaggtaaGAGTCATTCCCCTGATAATCCACCAAGAAAATGACCCAGACCCCCATACCTGTACATTCTCTGTTGTCACCACAAACAAATGGGTGGTCTTGCCTGCCTGGCGAAAGGCCAGCCCAGTGACAGGATAGCTGCCCTTGTGCAAAATCTGGGTCTTGCTGTGCCGGTCCCTGGTGATATCACCCTTATTAAGGGTAACACTACCATCAGTAAAGCCTGTAGAAAGTAATTAGAAAGAGGGTGATTAGATGGGTTTAAAGAagccacagggggaaaaaaaaacccagagaaagaaatggggaacATGACACATGTTCAAAGGGAAGAAATCCATTCCAAAATACTATCCTTTCACTCAATTTCCTGTAATGTGGACAGCTGGATGGTATGATGCATGTTTAAGTCAAATCAACAATCCTTTCttaaggacctactatatgccaggcactttgcaaaAGGCTGGGGCTACAAATCATGCGGAAAAAaagtcctgttctcaaggagctcggtctaatgggggagacaacaacaTACAAGCAACACAGATACAGGATAAAccagagataatctcagaggaaatgcATTAAGATTaagtcagaaaaggcttcttgcaaaaggtgaaAGGATTAAATACTTGGCCATTCCACAGACTTCAGAATAACAATTAATGTTATTGAGATTTAGAAAGTATTTACTAAGTAGCAGAAGGGGGATCTGAAGACCCGAGTCCAGTGCTCTCACCCCATTACCCTCACAAATAGGAATCAGTTCAAGACCATGTATACAAATATGGGCTTAATAAATGATAACAGAAAATGTCTTAACTATATAAAGAGCCCTGAGGAGTTTGGTTCTTATTAAAAGGAGCTAGGCTTTCACTGTCTTCTATTTTAGTTGACCAGACTGTGCTCACCGATAGCCATAAAGTTGAGATTCTCATGAACTGTCAAACAGGACACCACAGTTGGCTCTGACCCTGGAATAGCGGGGAAGATTCGGGTGCAGAGGGGATTGCCACCGTCTCTCTTCTCCAGATTCCAGACCTTCACCTATGGACAGAACTCAGGCCTTATATCCTGGTCCCTTTAAACGAAGGCTCACTTTGAGGCATGagctcccttcttttctctctaacTGGCTCTTACCAGAGGATTGATCCCTTCTTCGTCCTCTCCCACGGATGCTAGGATATTGTGCTGTTTCAGCTGGTAGAGGTGGGTTACCCGGAGTTTGTATGCCTGAAAGCCCGTGAGCTGTAGGGAGCGGGGCAGGAACCAGATCTGTCCTTCCATGTGTTCAGGGTAGTCAAGGAGCCTACGACCTGTATCTACCTTTAGTTTCCCTTAAATTCTCCATCTTACAACCAGGAAAACCCAGAAACGATGGGGATGGACCCAGCACAGATAAGCTCAGGGCCCCATGCGTGTCCCAGCCCCTTGTTAAAGGATGAGAGAAAGGGAGTGCCCTCTCCTTTCAGATCCCAAAGGATGGGCAACGCCCGTTCTCAGCTCAGATCTCAAAGGATGGGCAACGCCTGTTCTCAGCTTGGGTGTCTCCCAAAATGAGAAGGGGGGATGCAGGATTTGGAGGAAGATGCTCTGCTCCCTTCTGGTCTCAGGAGACCGAGGAGCGGCCCCCGGCGATATGACCCCCTTTCAGGAAGGAGGGCACCCGGAGTCACGTAAAGGATATCCCCAAAGACCAAGCTCCCCCGGCCCGAATCGCAGACGGTGATGCCCGGAGGGAGGCTGAGGGGCCTGGTTGCCCCCGATCCAGGCCCGGGGCCAGGCCCGGCCCCATCGCTCCCCGCCGGCTCCTTCACCAGCTCCTTGTCAAAAAAGACGAAGCGGCGCCACTGCAGGTAAGCCGCCATCTTGCCCCTAAGCCTCCACCTTCCGAGGAGCAATCACGTGAATCGTGTCGGAGGGTCACATGACGCTGCATCCGGGGCGCCCACGTGAAGTGAGTTGTTTTTGCCGGCAGCTTCCGGGTCTCGGCAATTGTCACATGGGTTTCTTGGTCTGGCGGGGATTGGCTGTTCAGGCCCGAGGCTCGCTCTTACCTTGCATGGTTTAGCTTGGGGCGGGGAAGGGGAAAATAGAAACTGGGGCTTTGTACCCTGGCTGCTAGCTCCTGGTGTGGTACTCAACCATTCATGCAGGCGACAGATATTTGATTAAGCGCTTAAAGCATGTATACTGACAATTTTCAAAACCATAAACACATTTTGCTAATAATCACTTGAAAAAATGCTCAACTTCAGAAGGGTTATCACTTCATACCCAACCAATtgtcaaaaataattaaatgaaataaaagtattgcatttaaaaattaaattcaatgaaactgttgcatttaaaaataattaagttcAATACaactatttaattttaaaatattaaatgccaTAAAATTCATCAAATtgtcaaaaataattaaatgcaataaaattCATGAAAAGTATAACCATTGAATTGATGGAATCGAAAGCTTGTAAAATGTAGACGCcaccgctaggtggcgcagcggctAAAGCGCCAGGTCTGGAGCgaggaggagttgagttcaaatagGATCTCACACTTACTGCCTGACCCTGGGCTAGTCGCTTAccctcgtttgcctcagtttcttcatctgtaaaatgagctggagaaggaaatggcaaaccgctacagtatatttgccaagaaaacccaaaatggggtcacgaagagtcggacataactgaaatgactaaacaacaatagaaAGTGGACAACAATCTGGCAGGACCCGGTAAAAATCACAAAAGTAATCATACGCTTTGACTAAATAATTCCATGGTTGGGAATATACCTAGAAAATGTTATTATGAATGAGGAAGacgagggagaggggagagagttgGTACAACCCTGACCAATTTCCCAGCCCAGCTGATGAAATCAGAGAAGCCAGGTACCTGAGGTGAGATATTAACGTTTCTAAAGCCACCCTGCCAGGTTATCCCTTTATAAAACGTCTTCCTGCAGGAATTAGAGGGGCAACTTGCCATTGGCTGGAGATTGTCCACGCCTCTAGAGCCTTTAAAGGCTAATTGATGCAAGAAACACCTTCCAGGAGTCCAACGCCTTACACCTTCTGCGAGTCCAGAGAAGCTAGGTACAGGGAGAAAGGAGACCTTGGAAAGGGGTTGTTTCTTGCCTTTCTCTTGTGTCTCTGGGTGGATGGGACGGGGAGCTGGAGCACTCTCTCTGGTCCTTCAGCCATGAAATATTGCAAGTCTTGAAGTTGAGTTAGGTAAGAGACACACGTCACTAGTGTATCCTTAAGTTTATGCTTATTCTTAATACTCGTGTTATGTGTGTCTGAGAGAGTATGGGCCCTAGCGTTACGGGAAGAAATGTTTTGTAGCTACTGTGCTTCTTATGCtgtcttagtaaatgcttttgctttgagcTCATTTTGTCTACTGGTAAGGAAAGCATTTCCCAAAAAGTGACAACTCTCTGAGGGACTCAACTCCTGAATGCAATTTTAGGGGTATACCCTGGGGGTACTAcatccaaatgggaaaaaaaatgaaacaatgtgaATAACACCAACAAAATATGAGATAaataaagaaatctggaaagacctttatgaaataatgcaatttttaaaaaagtagaactAAAAGAATGAAGTACACACGTTGTAATCATGAGGAAGAGTGAATGAGATCAAAAGGACCAAAATTCTTGATGGAGAATTGGAAGGAAGTACTACTGAAAATTGTTAGGATGGTTCATGCATTGAAATCACTTTAAATGTAAATAAACTGTTTAGTTATTTGCATTGATGTTgttagtttttaatattttttttaaaaatgtggttaatagggggcagctagatggagcagtggatagagcaccggccctggagtcaggagtacctgagttcaaatccggcctcagacacttaacacttactagctgtgtgaccctgggcaagtcacttaaccccaattgcctcactaaaaaaataaaaaataaaatgtggttaATAAATAAACATGGTTCGCAGAGATCCCAGTGATTTGAATAGAGCctattgtgtctttttttttcccatttctgtggAGAGCCGACGACTCAGGAAATGatgaatagagaaagagacatagCAATTTCTGATGATCCCAGCACACTGAAATGATTACACTTTCTCCTGAATCCGATTgataagatctctctctctctctctctctctctctctctttaataggAACAGAAACCACTCAGGAGAAAGACTTGTAGACTTTGCCTTTACTTACTGTTCCATCCTCTTGACATTTTGACTGGAGCTTCATTTGAGATAAAAGCACCAGAAGCAAATTGCTTTGGTGCTAAGCAATGAGGTGACTGGGGGGGGACACTAGACTAACCTGAAACCCCTTCTGAGTGAAGAGTAAATGCCATGCCATAGGCCAGTGTCACCCCAAACCAGTGAGGGCTGCAGCTATTAGACTTCCTTTGACTGTTGAGCTGTGGGAAATTTCTTCTTCCtcgtgtattttttttaaaatgagcctgatggggcagctaggtggtgtagtggatagagcaccggccctggagtcaggaggaccgagttcaaatctggcctcagacagttaacactagttgtgtgaccctaggcaagtcacttaaccccaactgcctcaccaaaaaacaacaaaaaaatgagcctgatatgagaagaatgaaaatctctctcCATTTTCCCATGACTCTCAGATATTCATGGATTGGAACCATTTCTCATCAGCACAAAATATGGGGGACAAGGAGTAGGTTTAATGAAATGTgttataattggggcagctagatggcacagtggatagagcactggccctggaatcaggagtacctgagttcaaatccagcctcagacacttaacacttgctagctgtgtgaccctgagcaagtcacttaacc
This window contains:
- the VPS11 gene encoding vacuolar protein sorting-associated protein 11 homolog, encoding MAAYLQWRRFVFFDKELVKEPAGSDGAGPGPGPGSGATRPLSLPPGITVCDSGRGSLVFGDMEGQIWFLPRSLQLTGFQAYKLRVTHLYQLKQHNILASVGEDEEGINPLVKVWNLEKRDGGNPLCTRIFPAIPGSEPTVVSCLTVHENLNFMAIGFTDGSVTLNKGDITRDRHSKTQILHKGSYPVTGLAFRQAGKTTHLFVVTTENVQSYTLSGKDYPRIELDTHGCGLRCSALSDPSQDLQFIVAGDECVYLYQPDERGPCFAFEGHKLIAHWFRGYLVIVSRDRKISPKSEFTSRDSQSSDKQILNIYDLCNKFIAYSSVFEDVVDVLAEWGSLYVLTRDGRVHVLQEKDTQTKLEMLFKKNLFEMAINLAKSQHLDSDGLAQIFMQYGDHLYSKGNHDGAVQQYIRTIGKLEPSYVIRKFLDAQRIHNLTAYLQTLHRQSLANADHTTLLLNCYTKLKDSSKLEEFIKTKSESEVHFDVETAIKVLRQAGYYSHALYLAENHAHHEWYLKVQLEDIKNYQEALQYIGKLPFEQAESNMKRYGKILMHHVPEQTTQLLKVLCTDYRLHTDAAAEMEGPGYRANSEEFIPIFANNPRELKAFLEHMTEVQADSSQGVYDTLLELRLQNWAHEKDPQVKEKLHAEALSLLKSGHFSSVFDKALVLCQMHDFQDGVLYLYEQGKLFQQIMHYHMQHEQYRQVIAVCERHGEQEPTLWEQALSYFARKEEDCKEYVAAVLKHIESKNLMPPLLVVQTLAHNSTATLSVIKDYLVQKLQKQSQQIEKDELRVQRYREETTRIRQEIQDLKTSPKIFQKTKCSICTSPLELPSVHFLCGHSFHQHCFESYSESDADCPTCLPENRKVMDMIRAQEQKRDLHDQFQHQLKYSNDSFSVIADYFGRGVFNKLTLLTDPPVSRVGTSLEAGLQRDLLMHSKRGT